One stretch of Candidatus Saccharibacteria bacterium oral taxon 488 DNA includes these proteins:
- the argS gene encoding arginine--tRNA ligase: MEQIISQAVKQLFDQDVSVQLTRPDPKFGDFATNVALQLAKPLGKNPREIAEAIAEELRGHQDFSEVSVAGPGFINVKLSDQAVLESLKVRPATNRAGKTVVIETNCPNPFKAMHIGHALNSILADTMANLLAVDGAAVHRVSYHGDVGTHVGKSMWAILREIDGDVSKLDAIPADKRNEFMSRMYVEGTRAAKESPEARAEIDELAKQSFVLDDPLYKQVYEICKAWSFDEIDANVARLGNVPIERRYVESETEVPGKALIKAKTPEVFTESDGAYIFKGSQYGAFDNVFIGSHGNGLYGAHDMGLIQLKHQDYPNLDLSITVNGEEQAAYFRGVIAASELAISELKGKLFNYATGLVKLTTGKMSSRTGEVITIDWLFNEFKKAIKQAGGEPTDEVVAGALRYQFLKVKIGSDVVFDINDAVSLTGNTGSYLQYAHARARGILAKSEQAVTFPTELFDEDRLLVRKLSEYTEAVNRATESLEPHHICTYLFELAQEFNRYYEKNQVVGSDKEAHRVGLVAVYADILKAGLTILGISAPDKL, translated from the coding sequence ATGGAACAGATTATTTCTCAGGCGGTGAAACAACTTTTTGATCAAGATGTATCGGTGCAATTGACGCGCCCCGACCCGAAGTTCGGCGACTTTGCGACGAATGTGGCGCTGCAACTAGCAAAACCCTTGGGCAAAAATCCGCGTGAGATTGCTGAGGCGATTGCCGAAGAGTTGCGCGGTCACCAGGATTTTAGCGAGGTTAGCGTGGCTGGTCCGGGGTTTATCAATGTGAAATTAAGCGACCAAGCGGTGTTGGAGTCGCTGAAAGTGCGCCCAGCGACTAATCGTGCAGGAAAAACAGTGGTCATTGAGACTAATTGCCCAAATCCGTTTAAGGCCATGCACATTGGCCACGCCTTGAATTCAATTCTGGCGGACACGATGGCGAATTTGCTGGCAGTGGACGGCGCGGCGGTACACCGGGTGAGTTATCACGGCGATGTCGGTACGCATGTCGGCAAGAGTATGTGGGCGATTCTTCGCGAGATTGATGGCGATGTCAGCAAGTTAGATGCTATCCCGGCTGATAAGCGCAACGAGTTTATGAGCCGTATGTATGTTGAAGGAACGCGGGCGGCCAAGGAATCGCCAGAGGCACGGGCAGAAATCGACGAGCTAGCCAAGCAATCGTTTGTGCTAGACGATCCGCTGTACAAGCAAGTGTACGAGATTTGTAAGGCCTGGAGTTTTGATGAAATTGACGCCAATGTGGCGCGACTGGGCAATGTGCCAATTGAGCGGCGCTATGTCGAGAGCGAAACCGAAGTGCCAGGCAAAGCCTTGATCAAAGCAAAAACCCCAGAGGTCTTTACCGAATCAGACGGTGCATATATATTCAAAGGTAGTCAATACGGTGCGTTTGATAATGTGTTTATCGGTTCGCACGGCAACGGGTTGTACGGCGCACACGATATGGGGCTGATTCAGCTGAAACATCAAGATTATCCAAATTTGGACTTGTCGATTACGGTCAACGGTGAGGAGCAGGCGGCGTATTTCCGTGGGGTGATCGCCGCCAGCGAATTGGCGATTTCAGAGCTGAAAGGTAAATTGTTTAATTATGCGACTGGCCTCGTCAAACTAACGACCGGCAAGATGAGCTCGCGCACTGGTGAGGTAATCACTATCGATTGGCTGTTTAACGAGTTCAAAAAGGCCATCAAGCAAGCTGGCGGCGAGCCGACCGACGAAGTAGTGGCGGGCGCACTGCGCTATCAATTCCTGAAAGTGAAAATTGGTAGCGACGTGGTGTTTGATATCAATGATGCGGTCAGTCTAACAGGTAACACCGGTAGTTATCTGCAATACGCGCACGCTCGGGCGCGGGGCATCTTGGCAAAGTCTGAACAGGCAGTCACGTTCCCGACGGAATTGTTCGACGAAGATCGGCTATTGGTCAGGAAATTGAGTGAATATACGGAGGCGGTTAACCGCGCCACCGAAAGTTTGGAGCCGCATCATATTTGCACCTATTTGTTTGAATTGGCGCAGGAGTTCAACCGCTATTACGAGAAAAATCAAGTTGTTGGCAGCGATAAAGAAGCACACCGCGTCGGTTTGGTGGCAGTGTATGCTGATATCTTGAAGGCGGGACTCACCATTCTTGGTATCAGTGCCCCTGATAAATTGTAA